The following are encoded in a window of Astyanax mexicanus isolate ESR-SI-001 chromosome 6, AstMex3_surface, whole genome shotgun sequence genomic DNA:
- the LOC103039888 gene encoding heat shock 70 kDa protein 12A-like, translating to MAEVQKAESVVSIAVDFGTAYSGYCFKFKKSKQIRMPKWGLEFGHDTLKTPTCILFDENKQFLNFGYDAIETYNRHKSREEAKRLYLFDNFKMELYGKELNRALMITSKNGKKMRAIKVFSESLKFMKDHALKMIGDHTAGMEYSACDATWVLTVPAIWSPAAKQFMREAAVQAGLIRGNDPERLIVALEPEAASVWCKQLPYDGFLEGDLGESDKIEDEPETQYMVVDCGGGTIDITVHEVMEGGRLKELHKVSGNNMGGQTVDKNFREFLRKTLTEKVFDELEEKYPTELYRLMCDFSVCKRSGSNGMVQCPSALVQTVGEKQLQDCFRGVSGAVWENGSILLRKEKIESFHEDSLRAIEKQIREILKRPELNISYIFVVGGFALSPYVKGLVRGKFNRGEECSVLCPVDAQAAVLKGAVTFSTQPNIIQSRISLYTYGIATSEQFDEIKHKGRSSFENRDGVKFCNCRFYFFVKKDESIRFDEDREFSFCPVERDQTELNFRFYRTESKTVQYVDEEGVEEFGLIRVELPTAKKSREQSVRLKIKFGFTEMMATITDRKGHKTDAKLDFMTESLVL from the exons ATGGCAGAGGTACAAAAGGCAGAATCAGTTGTTtctattgctgttgattttggcACAGCCTACAGTGGATActgctttaaatttaaaaaatctaaacagATACGGATGCCTAAATGGGGTTTAGAATTCGGTCATGATACACTAAAAACCCCTACCTGCATTCTGTTTGATGAAAATAAACAGTTTCTGAACTTCGGCTACGATGCCATCGAAACCTACAACCGACACAAATCAAGAGAAGAAGCAAAGAGACTCTACCTGTTCGACAACTTCAAAATGGAGCTCTACGGAAAG GAGCTGAACAGAGCGCTGATGATCACGTCTAAAAacgggaaaaaaatgagagctaTAAAAGTGTTCTCAGAGAGCCTGAAGTTCATGAAAGATCACGCCCTGAAGATGATCGGAGATCATACTGCTGGAATGGAGTACTCAGCCTGTGATGCTACGTGGGTTCTGACGGTTCCAGCTATCTGGAGTCCTGCAGCTAAACAGTTCATGAGAGAAGCAGCAGTGCAG gCTGGTCTGATAAGAGGAAATGATCCTGAAAGGCTGATTGTGGCTCTGGAACCAGAAGCTGCTTCTGTTTGGTGTAAACAGCTGCCCTATGATGGATTTCTGGAAGGAGATCTTGGAGAATCAGACAAGATAGAAGATGAGCCAGAAACACAGTACATGGTGGTGGATTGTGGAG GTGGAACCATTGATATCACAGTGCATGAGGTGATGGAGGGAGGTCGTCTAAAGGAGCTGCACAAGGTCTCAGGCAACAACATGGGAGGACAGACTGTGGACAAGAACTTCAGAGAGTTCCTCAGAAAAACTCTGACTGAAAAAGTGTTTGATGAGTTGGAGGAGAAGTATCCCACTGAGCTGTACAGATTAATGTGTGATTTTTCAGTCTGTAAACGTTCAGGTAGTAATGGCATGGTGCAATGCCCATCTGCTTTAGTACAGACAGTCGGGGAAAAACAGCTACAAGATTGCTTTAGGGGAGTCAGTGGTGCAGTATGGGAGAATGGATCAATACTGCTGAGAAAGGAAAAGATAGAATCCTTTCATGAAGACAGTCTCAGAGCCATCGAGAAACAGATCAGAGAGATACTGAAAAGACCTGAACTGAACATCAGCTACATCTTCGTAGTGGGAGGATTTGCTCTGAGTCCGTATGTAAAAGGTTTAGTCAGGGGGAAGTTTAATCGGGGAGAAGAGTGTAGTGTGCTCTGTCCAGTAGATGCTCAGGCTGCAGTTCTGAAAGGAGCTGTGACATTTAGCACACAGCCAAACATAATCCAGTCCCGGATCAGTCTTTACACTTACGGGATTGCAACATCTGAACAGTTTGATGAGATCAAACACAAGGGCAGAAGCTCATTTGAGAACAGGGATGGAGTAAAGTTCTGTAACTGTCGCTTCTACTTCTTCGTAAAGAAGGACGAGTCCATCAGGTTTGATGAGGACAGAGAGTTCAGCTTTTGTCCGGTTGAAAGAGATCAGACAGAACTGAATTTCAGATTTTACCGAACTGAGAGTAAAACTGTTCAGTACGTAGATGAGGAAGGGGTGGAGGAGTTTGGGTTGATCAGAGTGGAATTACCCACAGCTAAGAAAAGCAGGGAGCAGTCAGTCAGACTTAAGATCAAGTTTGGTTTCACTGAGATGATGGCGACCATCACAGATAGAAAAGGTCACAAAACAGACGCCAAACTGGACTTCATGACAGAGTCATTAGTGCTCTAA